A genome region from Myroides fluvii includes the following:
- the ftsY gene encoding signal recognition particle-docking protein FtsY: protein MSFFKRIFSSEKKETLDKGLEKSKTSFFSKLTKAVAGKSKVDDDVLDNLEEVLVTSDVGVNTTLKIIERIEARVTRDKYVGTEELNQILREEIAGLLSETALGESTEFEIPKDKKPYVIMVVGVNGAGKTTTIGKLAYQFKKAGLHVVLGAADTFRAAAIDQLQVWADRVGVPIVRQQMGSDPASVAFDTLQSAVTQGADVVIIDTAGRLHNKVNLMNELSKVKRVMQKVIADAPHDVMLVLDGSTGQNAFEQAKQFTAATEVTSLAVTKLDGTAKGGVVIGISDEFRIPVRYIGVGEGIEDLQVFNKYEFVDSFFK, encoded by the coding sequence ATGAGTTTTTTTAAAAGAATATTTTCTTCCGAAAAAAAGGAAACTTTAGATAAGGGATTAGAGAAATCTAAAACGTCTTTTTTTTCCAAATTAACCAAAGCAGTAGCTGGAAAATCTAAGGTAGATGATGATGTATTAGATAATCTAGAAGAGGTATTAGTTACTTCTGATGTTGGTGTAAATACAACATTGAAGATTATTGAGCGTATTGAAGCAAGAGTTACGCGTGATAAATACGTTGGAACAGAAGAGCTAAATCAAATTCTGAGAGAAGAAATTGCTGGATTGCTTTCTGAAACAGCCTTAGGTGAATCAACAGAATTTGAAATTCCAAAAGATAAGAAACCATACGTTATTATGGTTGTAGGAGTAAATGGAGCTGGTAAAACGACAACTATTGGAAAATTGGCGTATCAGTTTAAAAAAGCTGGACTCCATGTCGTTTTGGGAGCAGCGGATACGTTTAGAGCGGCCGCTATTGATCAATTACAAGTATGGGCAGATCGCGTAGGTGTGCCTATTGTACGTCAACAAATGGGAAGTGATCCGGCTTCGGTAGCGTTTGATACGCTACAATCTGCTGTGACACAAGGTGCTGACGTAGTGATAATTGATACAGCTGGACGTTTACACAACAAGGTGAATTTAATGAATGAGCTCTCCAAAGTGAAGCGCGTCATGCAAAAAGTAATCGCTGATGCACCTCATGATGTAATGCTGGTTTTAGACGGTTCAACGGGACAAAATGCCTTTGAACAAGCAAAACAATTTACTGCCGCAACAGAAGTTACTTCTTTAGCTGTCACTAAATTAGATGGAACAGCAAAAGGAGGGGTCGTTATCGGTATTTCGGATGAGTTTAGAATCCCAGTGCGCTATATTGGTGTAGGGGAGGGAATTGAAGATCTTCAAGTGTTTAACAAATACGAATTTGTCGATTCGTTTTTTAAATAA
- a CDS encoding DUF721 domain-containing protein: protein MNKNNPFNRNKISPRTREGKGISELLQLFRTENNLDQGLNEFDVFEAWKTVLGPGISSYTTDVAFRRSTLYVKLSSSIVRDELSYGKEKIVKMLNEELKRALITDLVLR, encoded by the coding sequence GTGAATAAAAACAATCCTTTTAACCGAAATAAAATTAGCCCGCGTACTCGTGAGGGTAAAGGAATATCTGAATTGTTACAGCTGTTTAGAACAGAAAACAACTTAGATCAAGGATTGAATGAGTTTGATGTGTTTGAAGCCTGGAAAACAGTCTTAGGACCTGGAATTTCCTCCTATACTACAGACGTGGCTTTTAGGCGATCTACTTTATATGTCAAATTGTCTTCTTCTATTGTTCGTGATGAACTGAGTTATGGAAAAGAGAAAATCGTTAAGATGTTGAATGAGGAATTGAAAAGAGCACTAATTACAGATTTAGTTTTGCGATAA
- a CDS encoding CinA family nicotinamide mononucleotide deamidase-related protein: protein MKASILTIGDEILIGQILDTNSNYLANYLDKLGFEIVEIRSVSDGEHAIKEAMNRQVNQVDLVLITGGLGPTKDDLTKQVFCDFFEDELVENPRVFTHVKTVIEGYFKRPISELNRKQALVPSRATVLFNELGTAPGMMMKKGNTHYVSLPGVPFEMKGIVEKELTPVLKAQFALRFNVHKTLVVYGIGESLLAEYLSDWEEALPVDVQLAYLPSRGRVRLRLSSSGEDKEKIEHLIEEVIAKIPLNVKEHIRAYSDLSRSEVVIEKLKAEGMTIACAESCTGGRLAVLFSAKEGASAFFKGGVVTYATQSKIDVLGVKKEIIDAYSVVSEQVACAMAEQVRQKFQSDLAVATTGNAGPSKGDSAVEIGTVYVGIASNMGTYAIKYELGQPREQVIERTISRALELVYNEILKK from the coding sequence ATGAAAGCAAGTATCTTAACCATTGGCGACGAAATATTGATTGGACAAATCCTAGACACAAACTCTAATTATCTAGCGAATTATCTGGATAAGTTGGGATTTGAAATTGTAGAAATACGGTCTGTTTCTGACGGAGAACACGCAATCAAAGAGGCGATGAATCGACAAGTAAATCAGGTGGATTTGGTCTTGATTACAGGTGGGTTAGGACCGACGAAAGACGATTTGACCAAACAAGTATTCTGTGATTTCTTTGAGGATGAATTAGTGGAAAACCCCCGTGTATTTACCCACGTAAAAACAGTAATCGAGGGGTATTTTAAACGTCCAATCTCTGAGCTGAATAGGAAGCAAGCTTTAGTTCCTTCTAGGGCAACTGTGCTTTTTAATGAATTGGGAACAGCGCCTGGGATGATGATGAAAAAGGGCAATACGCACTATGTGTCCTTACCTGGTGTGCCTTTTGAAATGAAAGGCATCGTGGAAAAAGAACTGACGCCTGTTTTGAAAGCGCAATTTGCTCTGCGCTTTAACGTACATAAAACACTAGTAGTTTACGGTATTGGAGAGAGTTTATTGGCTGAGTATTTAAGTGATTGGGAAGAGGCCTTACCTGTTGATGTGCAATTGGCCTATTTGCCTAGTAGAGGAAGAGTGCGTTTGCGACTGTCTTCGTCTGGAGAAGATAAAGAGAAAATCGAACACTTAATCGAAGAAGTAATTGCGAAAATTCCGCTCAATGTTAAAGAACATATTCGCGCATATTCAGATTTAAGCCGATCAGAAGTAGTTATTGAAAAATTAAAAGCCGAAGGAATGACAATCGCTTGTGCAGAAAGTTGTACAGGAGGACGTCTAGCCGTGCTATTTAGCGCTAAAGAGGGTGCGTCAGCCTTTTTTAAGGGTGGAGTGGTCACTTATGCCACCCAATCTAAAATTGACGTTCTAGGCGTTAAAAAAGAGATAATAGACGCCTACAGTGTAGTGAGTGAACAAGTGGCTTGTGCAATGGCGGAACAAGTTCGTCAAAAGTTTCAATCGGATCTTGCTGTTGCTACTACGGGAAATGCGGGGCCTTCTAAAGGGGATTCGGCAGTAGAAATAGGGACTGTCTATGTGGGGATTGCCTCAAATATGGGCACCTATGCTATAAAGTATGAATTAGGTCAGCCTAGAGAGCAAGTGATTGAACGCACCATTAGTAGGGCTTTAGAACTGGTTTATAACGAAATATTAAAAAAATAG
- a CDS encoding CopD family protein — translation MNEIHLLLLFHLLGASIWVGGHIVLSVIILPQVWKEKAIEKLFHFESRYEWIGMPALAVMLITGVRMAYLYNVKIATWFTFKTPIETVISLKLLCLFSLVLFALSAQFYVLPRLKTDRKKLPLMTFHIVAVTCISILMLILGSFVRYGGIAL, via the coding sequence ATGAATGAGATTCATCTTTTATTGTTATTTCACTTGCTCGGTGCTAGCATTTGGGTAGGTGGACATATTGTATTGAGTGTGATTATTCTCCCTCAAGTTTGGAAAGAGAAAGCAATAGAAAAGTTGTTTCACTTCGAAAGCAGATATGAGTGGATTGGGATGCCTGCATTAGCAGTGATGCTTATTACCGGCGTGCGAATGGCTTATTTATACAACGTCAAAATCGCAACCTGGTTTACTTTTAAAACCCCAATTGAAACGGTAATCTCACTTAAATTGTTGTGCTTGTTTAGTCTTGTTTTATTTGCGTTGAGCGCGCAGTTTTATGTTTTACCTCGATTGAAAACAGATCGTAAAAAGTTGCCTTTGATGACGTTTCATATTGTAGCCGTCACTTGTATTAGCATCCTGATGCTGATTTTAGGAAGTTTTGTGCGATATGGAGGAATCGCCTTGTAA
- a CDS encoding RrF2 family transcriptional regulator: MFSKACEYAIRSVVFISVSSLKETRVGFKEIAKEIDAPEAFVAKILQKLVKGGIIESIKGAGGGFEIPVQQLDKIKLCEVVNVIDGDSIYKGCGLGLAQCSETHPCPVHFKFKAIRNELKQMLETTSLKELANGTKSGNTFLKI, from the coding sequence ATGTTCTCTAAAGCTTGTGAATACGCAATTCGTTCTGTTGTTTTTATTTCGGTATCCTCACTGAAAGAAACACGTGTAGGCTTTAAGGAAATTGCCAAAGAAATAGATGCTCCTGAAGCATTTGTGGCCAAGATTTTACAAAAGTTAGTAAAGGGAGGTATCATTGAATCAATTAAAGGAGCGGGAGGTGGATTTGAAATCCCTGTGCAGCAATTGGATAAAATCAAATTGTGTGAAGTCGTCAATGTTATCGATGGAGATTCTATTTACAAAGGTTGTGGATTGGGTTTAGCACAGTGCTCAGAAACGCATCCTTGTCCTGTTCATTTTAAATTCAAAGCCATTCGAAATGAACTAAAGCAAATGTTAGAAACAACTTCTTTGAAAGAGTTAGCCAATGGTACCAAGTCTGGCAATACTTTTTTAAAGATATAA
- the nirK gene encoding copper-containing nitrite reductase, translating into MIMNTQSQNLKGTLAALVLVLSALSLGSCSQKESKNIVKNADWAERIVAHGEHEAELTAPPFVPKPVGKRAATKLNVNLEILEQEGEMVDGVQYMYWTFGGTVPGSFIRTRVGDEVEFTLKNHPDNKLPHNIDLHAVTGPGGGAASSLVAPGHEVTFSFKTLHPGLYVYHCATAPVGMHIANGMYGLILVEPEGGLAPVDREYYIMQGDFYTKGNYGEKGLQPFDMNKAVKEQPDYVVFNGHVNGLVNDNAITAKVGETIRLFVGNGGPNLVSSFHVIGEIFDRVHVEGGDLINENVQTTLIPAGGAAIVEFKVNTPGTFVLVDHAIFRAFNKGALGMLKVEGDENEKVFAGKIKEGIYLPEGGTIQTMPKETGKKAPIENKTLAQQIADGKNIFTRTCFACHQAEGQGIEGIFPPLANSDYLNADVSRAIKTVINGLEGEITVNKIKYNSIMTSQNLSDQEIADVLTYVYNSWGNSKTVVTPQMVQKNR; encoded by the coding sequence ATGATTATGAATACACAATCACAAAATCTAAAAGGTACACTTGCGGCACTTGTTTTGGTTTTAAGTGCACTAAGCTTGGGAAGTTGTTCTCAAAAAGAATCGAAGAACATCGTAAAGAATGCCGATTGGGCAGAACGAATCGTTGCACATGGCGAGCATGAGGCAGAATTAACAGCACCTCCTTTTGTTCCTAAACCTGTTGGAAAAAGAGCCGCTACTAAGTTGAATGTCAATTTGGAAATTCTGGAGCAAGAAGGTGAAATGGTGGACGGAGTCCAATACATGTATTGGACGTTTGGCGGTACTGTTCCCGGTAGTTTTATCCGTACACGCGTAGGGGATGAAGTTGAATTTACACTTAAAAACCATCCAGACAACAAGCTTCCACACAACATTGACTTACACGCCGTAACAGGTCCAGGTGGTGGAGCCGCCTCCTCATTGGTAGCACCGGGACATGAAGTTACCTTTTCATTCAAAACCCTTCACCCTGGTCTTTATGTTTACCATTGTGCAACAGCTCCAGTGGGCATGCATATCGCCAACGGAATGTATGGTCTTATCTTAGTAGAACCTGAAGGAGGACTAGCACCCGTTGATAGAGAATACTACATCATGCAAGGTGATTTTTACACCAAAGGAAATTACGGTGAAAAAGGGCTTCAACCTTTTGACATGAACAAAGCCGTCAAAGAACAACCCGATTATGTTGTGTTTAATGGTCATGTCAATGGATTGGTCAACGACAACGCCATCACAGCTAAAGTAGGAGAAACCATTCGTTTATTTGTAGGTAACGGAGGACCTAACTTGGTTAGTTCGTTCCACGTTATTGGAGAAATATTTGATCGCGTACACGTAGAAGGTGGAGATTTAATCAATGAGAATGTACAAACAACGCTTATACCAGCAGGAGGAGCAGCCATTGTAGAATTCAAAGTAAATACGCCTGGAACTTTTGTGCTGGTTGATCACGCTATCTTTAGAGCTTTTAATAAAGGAGCCTTGGGCATGCTCAAAGTAGAGGGAGATGAAAATGAAAAAGTATTTGCGGGTAAAATTAAAGAGGGTATTTACTTACCTGAAGGAGGGACTATACAAACCATGCCGAAAGAAACGGGTAAAAAAGCACCGATAGAAAATAAAACACTCGCGCAACAGATTGCAGATGGTAAAAATATTTTTACGAGAACGTGTTTCGCCTGTCACCAAGCAGAAGGACAAGGGATAGAAGGGATTTTCCCACCTTTGGCCAACTCCGACTATTTGAATGCAGATGTCAGCAGGGCAATCAAAACCGTCATCAATGGTTTAGAAGGAGAAATTACGGTTAATAAAATTAAATACAACTCCATCATGACTAGTCAAAACCTAAGCGATCAAGAGATAGCAGACGTATTGACTTATGTTTACAATAGTTGGGGCAATTCTAAAACTGTGGTAACCCCTCAAATGGTTCAAAAAAACAGATAA
- a CDS encoding nitric-oxide reductase large subunit, whose protein sequence is MNTNQRKLWIAFAIVMLFSFGVLGYFGIEIYQEAPPIPTEIRTAEGQVVLTAGDIKDGQNVWQSIGGQEVGSIWGHGAYVAPDWTADYLHREALFLLDYYANEEFGKTYEAVSEEEQAFLQVRLQRMIRANTHDKATGVLTITAERNQARLYLEDYYGKLFTDDPAFDQLRKDYAIPNNAIKDAGRLKQMSAFFFWATWATVTNRPDSDISYTHNWPADDLVGNKATTPLLAWSGVSIILLIFAVGVLVYYHVASKKEEEELIPVADPVSNGVTTKSMMRLKKYFWIVSLLMLLQVGLGIITAHYGVEGQGLYGIPLDQLLPYSVTRTWHTQLAIFWIATAWLGTGLYIAPAVGGKDPKYQVFGVDFLFVALLIIVLGSMIGQWFGIMQKLNLVQNFWFGHQGYEYVDLGRFWQLFLFVGLFLWLALMIRPLLPVLKAKGSQRNLIVLFLISCGAIALFYGAGLMWGRQTNLAIAEYWRWWVVHLWVEGFFEVFATVVLAFLFVRLGLIKTKTATNGALLSTIIFMSGGIIGTFHHLYFSGTPTAVMALGATFSALEVVPLTLIGYEAYENYKVSTHKGWLQDYKWPIYFMVAVAFWNFLGAGVFGFIINPPIALYYVQGLNTTPLHGHTALFGVYGMLGIGLMLFVLRSMYREVQWNEKLLKIGFWGLNAGLLLMALLSLLPIGIWQAIESIQHGMWYARSSELMQLPAMNTLKWLRTIGDVIFTIGIFAIVLFIFKLTLKKQTHEK, encoded by the coding sequence ATGAATACAAATCAAAGAAAATTATGGATAGCATTTGCGATAGTGATGTTATTCTCCTTCGGGGTACTCGGTTATTTTGGTATAGAAATTTATCAAGAAGCGCCACCTATACCGACGGAAATCAGAACAGCTGAAGGACAAGTAGTTCTTACAGCTGGTGATATTAAAGACGGTCAGAATGTATGGCAGAGTATTGGAGGACAAGAAGTAGGTTCTATTTGGGGACACGGAGCGTATGTGGCGCCCGATTGGACTGCTGATTATTTGCATCGAGAAGCATTATTCCTCTTGGATTACTATGCGAACGAGGAATTTGGAAAAACCTATGAGGCGGTTAGCGAAGAAGAGCAAGCGTTTCTACAAGTGCGTTTACAGCGAATGATTCGCGCCAATACGCATGATAAGGCCACAGGTGTCTTAACGATTACGGCTGAGCGAAATCAAGCGCGTTTGTACTTAGAGGATTATTACGGCAAATTGTTTACCGATGATCCTGCTTTTGATCAACTGCGTAAGGATTATGCAATTCCCAATAATGCGATTAAAGATGCTGGACGATTAAAGCAAATGAGCGCTTTTTTCTTTTGGGCAACTTGGGCAACGGTAACGAATAGACCCGATAGCGACATCAGTTATACACATAACTGGCCTGCGGATGATTTGGTGGGAAATAAAGCAACGACTCCTTTATTAGCGTGGTCAGGCGTGAGTATTATTCTGCTCATTTTTGCAGTTGGTGTTCTTGTATACTATCATGTGGCATCAAAGAAAGAGGAAGAAGAATTAATTCCTGTAGCGGATCCTGTTTCTAATGGAGTGACGACAAAAAGTATGATGAGGCTCAAAAAATATTTTTGGATTGTTAGTTTATTGATGTTACTTCAGGTGGGATTGGGAATTATTACGGCGCACTATGGTGTAGAGGGGCAAGGATTGTACGGGATTCCCTTGGATCAGCTACTTCCTTATTCCGTTACGCGAACCTGGCATACGCAATTGGCTATTTTTTGGATCGCTACTGCCTGGTTAGGTACAGGATTGTATATTGCTCCAGCTGTGGGAGGGAAAGATCCGAAGTACCAAGTATTTGGTGTAGACTTTTTATTTGTGGCTTTACTTATTATCGTGCTAGGTTCTATGATTGGACAATGGTTTGGTATCATGCAAAAATTAAACTTAGTTCAAAACTTCTGGTTTGGGCATCAAGGGTATGAATATGTCGATTTAGGGCGTTTTTGGCAACTCTTTTTGTTTGTGGGACTATTCCTATGGTTAGCCTTAATGATTCGTCCGTTACTACCTGTTTTAAAAGCCAAAGGAAGTCAACGCAACCTCATTGTGCTATTTCTTATTTCTTGTGGTGCAATCGCCTTATTTTATGGGGCTGGACTGATGTGGGGGAGGCAAACAAATCTTGCTATAGCAGAATACTGGAGATGGTGGGTCGTGCATTTATGGGTGGAAGGATTTTTTGAAGTATTTGCTACAGTTGTATTGGCCTTTTTATTTGTGCGTTTGGGACTGATTAAAACTAAAACCGCAACCAATGGCGCGCTTTTATCTACGATTATCTTTATGTCTGGCGGGATTATAGGTACATTTCATCACCTTTATTTTTCGGGTACGCCAACTGCGGTAATGGCATTAGGTGCAACCTTTAGCGCCTTGGAAGTAGTCCCTTTAACTTTAATTGGATACGAAGCCTATGAAAATTATAAGGTATCTACACATAAAGGCTGGTTACAAGATTACAAGTGGCCGATTTACTTTATGGTGGCCGTGGCTTTTTGGAATTTCTTAGGAGCCGGCGTATTTGGCTTTATTATTAATCCACCTATTGCGTTATACTATGTGCAAGGGTTAAATACCACACCGCTACACGGGCATACCGCTTTGTTTGGTGTGTATGGCATGTTGGGTATCGGATTGATGCTCTTCGTTTTGCGCAGTATGTATAGAGAGGTGCAATGGAATGAAAAATTATTAAAAATAGGCTTTTGGGGACTGAATGCGGGCTTATTGCTTATGGCTTTATTAAGTCTGTTGCCCATCGGAATATGGCAAGCAATTGAAAGTATTCAACATGGGATGTGGTATGCGCGTTCAAGTGAATTAATGCAATTGCCTGCCATGAATACACTCAAATGGCTTCGTACCATCGGAGATGTGATATTTACTATAGGCATTTTTGCCATCGTCCTATTCATATTTAAACTAACATTAAAAAAACAAACGCATGAAAAATAG
- the rpmB gene encoding 50S ribosomal protein L28, translated as MSRVCEITGKRAMVGNNVSHAMNKTKRKFSVNLIKKRFYIAEEDRWVTLKLSTTALKTINKKGITAVLKEARVKGLVK; from the coding sequence ATGTCAAGAGTTTGTGAAATTACCGGAAAGAGAGCGATGGTTGGAAACAACGTCTCTCACGCGATGAATAAAACTAAAAGAAAGTTTTCTGTAAACTTAATTAAAAAACGTTTTTACATTGCTGAAGAAGACAGATGGGTAACATTAAAATTGTCTACCACTGCATTAAAAACAATTAATAAGAAAGGTATTACTGCTGTTTTGAAAGAAGCAAGAGTAAAAGGATTAGTGAAATAA
- the ric gene encoding iron-sulfur cluster repair di-iron protein, whose product MKNRTIGSFVAEDFRTAAVFNKYGIDFCCKGGRTLDEVCDKKSIKTEDLISELERLLNQQAENNIDFRHWPLDLLADYIEKTHHRYVEEKIPVLLQFLNKLSKVHGERHPELHEINELFIGCAQELSQHLKKEELVLFPFVRKMVSATMTGQAIEAPHFGTVENPVAMMMHEHDGEGERFRKIAALSNNYTPPADACNTYKVTFAMLKEFEEDLHKHIHLENNILFPSAIVLEQKFN is encoded by the coding sequence ATGAAAAATAGAACAATTGGCTCATTTGTAGCAGAAGATTTTAGAACAGCAGCCGTATTCAATAAATATGGGATTGATTTTTGCTGTAAAGGAGGACGTACCTTAGACGAAGTATGTGATAAAAAATCCATCAAGACAGAGGATTTAATAAGTGAATTAGAGCGCTTATTAAATCAACAGGCGGAAAATAATATTGATTTTAGACATTGGCCTCTAGATTTATTAGCGGATTATATTGAAAAAACGCATCACCGATATGTAGAAGAAAAGATTCCCGTACTCTTGCAGTTTTTGAATAAGTTAAGTAAGGTGCATGGAGAGAGACATCCAGAACTACATGAAATTAATGAACTGTTTATTGGATGTGCGCAAGAGTTAAGTCAACATTTAAAAAAAGAAGAATTAGTGCTTTTTCCCTTTGTGCGCAAAATGGTTTCCGCAACAATGACAGGACAAGCGATAGAAGCACCTCATTTTGGTACGGTTGAAAATCCAGTAGCTATGATGATGCATGAACATGATGGCGAAGGAGAGCGCTTTCGAAAAATTGCTGCTTTGTCTAATAATTACACGCCTCCAGCGGATGCCTGTAATACGTACAAAGTAACCTTTGCCATGTTGAAAGAGTTTGAAGAAGATTTACACAAACACATCCACCTAGAAAATAATATTCTATTTCCTAGTGCAATTGTATTGGAACAAAAATTTAATTAA
- a CDS encoding DUF4295 domain-containing protein yields the protein MAKKTVATLRTSSKKLTKAIKMVRSPKTGAYTFVESVMAPDFVDEFLSKK from the coding sequence ATGGCAAAGAAAACCGTAGCTACTTTAAGAACATCTTCTAAGAAGTTGACTAAAGCAATTAAAATGGTTAGATCTCCAAAGACAGGTGCTTATACATTTGTTGAGTCTGTTATGGCTCCTGATTTTGTAGATGAATTCTTGAGTAAAAAGTAA
- the rpmG gene encoding 50S ribosomal protein L33 — MAKKGNRIQVILECTEHKTSGLAGTSRYITTKNKKNTPDRLEIKKFNPIMKKVTIHKEIK; from the coding sequence ATGGCAAAGAAAGGTAATAGAATCCAAGTAATCTTAGAGTGTACTGAACATAAAACATCTGGTTTAGCAGGTACTTCACGCTACATCACTACTAAGAACAAGAAAAACACACCTGATAGATTGGAAATTAAGAAATTCAATCCTATCATGAAAAAAGTAACAATTCATAAAGAAATTAAATAA
- a CDS encoding formylglycine-generating enzyme family protein, which translates to MMTHPFRLVLCLLSVLTGILLNAQQATPMQTIQSGTFTPLYGSTEEGYVKVASFQLDRFAVTNAQYLDFLNQNPSYQRSQIKGLFATKSYLSHWKGNLDYGDLHPQAPVTNISWFAAKKYCECQGKRLPTLDEWEYVAMADAQQMDAREKTAYNQYILAWYETPKTYLNPVGSTPKNYWGVYDMHGLIWEWVFDYNSIFLSGESRKDKGNDENLFCGSASINASDLMDYAAFMRYGFRGSLRANFTTKNLGFRCAKDL; encoded by the coding sequence ATGATGACTCATCCCTTTCGCTTGGTGTTGTGTTTGTTGAGCGTTTTGACAGGAATACTGCTAAACGCCCAGCAAGCAACTCCAATGCAAACCATTCAAAGTGGTACTTTCACGCCTCTTTATGGCAGTACGGAAGAAGGTTATGTCAAAGTAGCTTCCTTTCAACTGGATCGATTTGCTGTAACCAATGCACAATATTTGGACTTTTTAAACCAAAATCCATCTTATCAGCGCTCGCAAATCAAAGGCTTATTTGCAACTAAGAGCTATTTATCCCATTGGAAAGGCAACTTAGATTATGGCGATTTACATCCACAAGCTCCAGTCACTAACATTTCTTGGTTTGCAGCTAAAAAATACTGTGAATGCCAAGGAAAAAGGCTACCCACCTTAGATGAATGGGAATATGTAGCTATGGCTGATGCACAACAAATGGATGCTAGAGAAAAAACAGCCTACAACCAATATATCTTGGCGTGGTATGAAACACCTAAAACCTACCTCAACCCAGTAGGCAGTACCCCTAAAAACTATTGGGGTGTTTACGATATGCACGGTTTGATTTGGGAATGGGTATTCGATTACAACTCTATTTTCTTATCTGGAGAAAGTCGAAAAGACAAAGGCAATGATGAAAATTTATTTTGTGGTAGCGCCTCGATTAACGCTTCAGATCTCATGGATTATGCTGCTTTTATGCGCTATGGCTTTAGAGGAAGCTTACGAGCCAATTTCACAACAAAAAACCTCGGTTTCAGATGCGCCAAAGACCTTTAA
- a CDS encoding RNA polymerase sigma factor — MKTSATSQTIEAAKKGDQTAFTSLLNQYWSEVYHFMLKQTGNETDAEDITIETFSKAFSSIESYDSKYAFNTWLITIAKNTHIDLIRKRKNVHFVDITDEEQQYNNIIDDSETIEDELIREQNLEIFKNYIRLLKPHYQEVIELRFFQELSYNEIASILNEPLNNVKIKIMRAKKLLAEIILKQIDQNFTI; from the coding sequence TTGAAAACAAGCGCAACAAGCCAAACGATAGAAGCTGCTAAAAAAGGAGATCAAACGGCTTTTACTTCCCTCTTGAATCAATATTGGTCTGAAGTATACCATTTCATGCTCAAACAAACAGGTAATGAAACAGATGCCGAAGATATTACTATTGAAACTTTTTCGAAAGCCTTTAGCAGTATTGAGTCCTATGACAGCAAATACGCTTTTAATACTTGGCTGATTACTATTGCAAAAAATACGCATATAGATTTAATTCGCAAAAGAAAAAACGTACACTTTGTGGACATTACGGATGAAGAACAACAATACAACAATATTATTGACGACTCGGAAACCATAGAAGATGAATTAATTCGAGAACAGAATTTAGAAATTTTCAAGAACTACATCCGCCTTTTAAAACCGCATTACCAAGAAGTAATCGAATTGCGTTTTTTTCAAGAACTTTCTTATAATGAAATTGCCAGCATACTCAATGAACCGTTAAACAATGTCAAAATTAAAATTATGCGCGCAAAAAAATTACTAGCTGAAATTATCTTGAAACAAATAGATCAGAATTTTACCATTTAA
- a CDS encoding SCO family protein → MKKISLLFIAGITLLFYHCKQANTAEHTSAKPTEKSTVAEAISDLSIYNLPSTWTTQNGKEIELKELQGQVLVMVMIYTSCKAACPRLVADMRHIEEKVQAKNKDKVKYILVSIDPTVDTPERLKAFAQENKMEGNQWIFLRSTEDNTREFAATLAVNYKKISPIDFSHSNIISVFNTKGELDYQQEGLGIDYAPTIKEIEKQLASLP, encoded by the coding sequence ATGAAAAAGATTTCCCTTTTATTTATCGCTGGTATAACGCTCTTGTTTTACCATTGTAAACAAGCAAATACAGCAGAACATACTTCCGCTAAGCCAACAGAAAAAAGCACTGTAGCAGAAGCCATATCAGACCTATCTATTTATAACCTACCCTCTACCTGGACCACACAAAACGGAAAGGAGATTGAACTAAAAGAATTACAAGGTCAAGTATTAGTGATGGTGATGATTTACACCTCTTGCAAGGCTGCTTGCCCTCGATTGGTTGCCGATATGCGCCATATTGAAGAAAAAGTACAAGCTAAAAATAAAGATAAAGTCAAATACATCTTAGTTAGTATAGACCCAACAGTAGATACCCCCGAACGCTTAAAGGCCTTTGCACAAGAAAATAAAATGGAGGGCAATCAGTGGATATTCTTGCGTTCCACAGAAGATAATACTCGAGAATTTGCTGCAACTCTAGCTGTTAATTACAAGAAAATATCGCCTATTGATTTTTCTCATTCCAACATTATCAGTGTATTCAACACAAAAGGAGAACTCGATTATCAACAAGAAGGCCTCGGTATTGATTATGCACCAACAATTAAAGAAATTGAAAAACAACTGGCTTCACTGCCTTAA